In a single window of the Gossypium hirsutum isolate 1008001.06 chromosome A13, Gossypium_hirsutum_v2.1, whole genome shotgun sequence genome:
- the LOC107894408 gene encoding benzyl alcohol O-benzoyltransferase codes for MAIASSIPLVFSVQRCKPELVAPTKPTPHEHKLLSDIDDQAALRFQVPFIQFYEYNPSMQGKDPAEVIREALANALVFYYPFAGRLREGPNGKLIVDCTGEGVMFIKADADVTLEQFGNALHPPFPCFDELLYDVPDSERMLNCPLLLIQIQLAFACSKSLKQFMSTISEMARGATSCFISPIWERHLLDAGDPPRVIFYHHEYDEVEPTAISWPLDNLVQRSFFFGPVEVSTFRSLLPLHLCHCTTKFELLTACLWRCRTIALNLNPNEKVRMLCTGNLRSKFNPSLPLGYYGNVIVFPAAITTVRNLFHNLLGYTVELVKQAKASMTKEYAKSVAALMVLRAKQLNFTKIVGSFVVSDLTKIGFEDIDFGWGKAVFAGAAKAVGVISFFVSTKSTKGEVGTSVPICLPAPAMERFEKELDMLKGHLLGF; via the exons ATGGCAATAGCTTCTAGCATTCCTCTTGTATTCTCTGTCCAACGATGCAAACCCGAACTTGTGGCTCCAACCAAGCCCACACCACAtgaacataaacttctatctgaCATTGATGATCAAGCGGCTCTTCGCTTCCAAGTTCCATTTATCCAATTTTATGAGTACAATCCCTCCATGCAAGGAAAAGATCCAGCCGAGGTTATTAGGGAGGCACTTGCAAATGCCTTAGTGTTTTATTATCCATTTGCAGGTAGATTAAGGGAAGGGCCTAATGGTAAGCTCATAGTGGATTGCACCGGTGAGGGTGTGATGTTTATAAAAGCCGATGCCGATGTTACTCTTGAACAATTTGGCAATGCACTTCACCCACCATTCCCTTGCTTTGATGAGCTCCTTTACGATGTTCCTGACTCCGAACGGATGCTTAATTGCCCACTATTGTTAATTCAG ATTCAATTAGCTTTTGCTTGTTCTAAAA GCCTAAAACAATTCATGTCTACCATAAGCGAAATGGCACGAGGTGCAACTTCATGCTTCATTTCACCCATTTGGGAAAGACATCTCTTAGATGCTGGAGATCCACCTCGAGTCATATTCTATCACCATGAGTATGATGAAGTAGAACCTACCGCCATCTCTTGGCCATTGGATAACTTGGTTCAACGTTCTTTTTTCTTTGGCCCTGTTGAAGTTTCAACTTTTCGTAGTCTCCTCCCACTCCACCTTTGCCATTGCACCACCAAGTTCGAACTCCTAACAGCTTGCTTATGGCGTTGTCGAACCATTGCTTTAAACCTTAACCCCAATGAAAAGGTACGCATGCTATGCACCGGAAACTTACGTTCCAAATTCAATCCTTCATTGCCATTGGGATATTATGGGAATGTCATTGTCTTTCCAGCAGCAATAACAACAGTTAGAAATCTTTTCCATAATCTATTAGGGTATACAGTGGAACTAGTGAAGCAAGCCAAAGCAAGCATGACAAAGGAATATGCCAAATCAGTGGCAGCTTTAATGGTGCTTAGGGCTAAACAacttaatttcacaaaaattgttGGATCTTTCGTTGTATCTGATTTAACAAAAATAGGATTTGAAGACATCGATTTTGGATGGGGTAAGGCAGTGTTTGCAGGGGCAGCAAAAGCTGTTGGGGTGATAAGCTTTTTCGTATCAACCAAAAGCACGAAAGGAGAAGTTGGAACTTCAGTACCTATTTGTTTGCCAGCTCCGGCCATGGAAAGATTTGAGAAGGAATTGGACATGTTGAAAGGCCATCTGCTAGGGTTTTGA